From Ignisphaera aggregans DSM 17230, the proteins below share one genomic window:
- a CDS encoding conserved hypothetical protein (KEGG: cma:Cmaq_0915 hypothetical protein~SPTR: A8MD92 Putative uncharacterized protein) — protein sequence MLSKKVFKYPSNDFRGYPFWSINDYLSPEVCVKEIEMMIDAGFGGAFFHAREGLRMGFLKREWFECFKSALGRAKERGGYLWIYDEDRWPSGFGGGIVSALGSRYRAKALYMIPGYMSFSGEDVIAIFICEKDANGLVKSCRRVVKGLDKDYDQKYLYLTFVKYTASVGDVWFSGYSYVDLLDSDIVRKFIELIYEPYVGEVGIEFGKSIPGIFTDEPNFSASRKSFYWPSERLVPPRGYGFPISAIPWTDKLPDVFREINGYDIIDVLPELFFNIGNYKKTRYDFWRTITRLFVESFSKQIYEWCDKHRLKFTGHYLNEDSLLQLVDVGAVMPHYEYQHIPGIDQLGFPKDLKNFECCGNILAVKQVASVANQLGKERVLCETYGTTGNYPSFADRKWIGDYLYVLGVNILNHHLVPASMKGRRKRDYGLNFHWSQPWWKYNKIIEDYFARLSYILSQGTRIVDILVIHPISSAWILYSPLNQSDVRNLDRKFKELLRNLLELHLDFELGDEMIIEKYGSIENNLFRVGRATYSTVILPPSINISSSTLRLLKNFVENGGKLIAIKPLPELVDGNKCDELRKILEKAIVIEDISKSELMKIVNIFDRRIDIEGDNDGNIFYHLRNTGEEFILFLTNISREKMYEVNIGIKGEYSVERWDPFTGDIEEYDGYIENDVTWFRVRLYPIGSALFVLKPGKPISKKERMLKFVNKLDISSGWYVKRRNPNILVIDYVRYYDDNNLSDLMPIWRVHDSIVRRGFGSKYTIRYEFYSEIELRNRNVFLVIENIDGLTRVRVNGFIIDSSRMAGYWIDNNFIMYRISDIVNQGLNVIEIDGVVNYDTEIENIYILGDFGVRIENNKPIITYEDNYVDEVSDLTKKFYPFYSGEIELRKEINIDKYDKNVIMLRVSKLNAALALVYINNEFVGYLISPPYELDITKYVRNGTNEISIIIVGTLRNTLGPLHHLEGDPWWIGPETFRDERMWTDRYMLKPFGIDGIEIVIYEELE from the coding sequence GTGTTAAGTAAGAAAGTTTTTAAGTATCCATCAAATGATTTTAGGGGTTATCCATTTTGGTCAATAAATGATTATTTAAGTCCTGAGGTTTGTGTTAAGGAGATTGAGATGATGATTGATGCTGGGTTTGGGGGAGCGTTTTTCCATGCTAGGGAAGGTCTTAGGATGGGGTTTCTAAAGAGGGAATGGTTTGAATGTTTTAAGTCTGCCTTAGGTAGAGCTAAGGAGAGGGGTGGTTATCTATGGATATATGATGAGGATAGATGGCCTTCTGGATTTGGTGGAGGGATTGTATCTGCTTTAGGCTCTAGATATAGAGCTAAGGCTCTCTATATGATACCTGGCTATATGTCTTTCTCTGGAGAGGATGTTATTGCCATCTTTATATGTGAAAAGGATGCGAATGGACTTGTTAAATCATGTAGAAGAGTTGTCAAGGGATTGGATAAAGATTATGATCAAAAGTATCTTTATTTAACATTTGTTAAGTATACTGCTAGTGTGGGTGATGTATGGTTTAGTGGTTATAGCTATGTAGATCTCCTTGATTCTGATATTGTTAGGAAGTTTATTGAGCTTATATATGAGCCTTATGTCGGAGAGGTTGGAATAGAGTTTGGTAAGAGTATACCTGGGATATTTACAGATGAACCTAATTTTAGTGCTAGTAGAAAGTCTTTTTATTGGCCTAGTGAACGCTTAGTACCTCCAAGGGGATATGGATTCCCTATATCAGCTATTCCATGGACTGATAAACTACCTGATGTTTTTAGGGAGATAAATGGCTATGATATTATAGATGTATTACCAGAGCTATTCTTTAACATAGGTAACTATAAGAAAACTAGATATGATTTTTGGAGAACTATAACAAGATTGTTTGTAGAGTCATTCTCTAAGCAGATATATGAATGGTGTGATAAACATAGACTTAAATTTACAGGTCACTATCTGAATGAGGATTCACTTCTACAGCTTGTTGATGTAGGAGCTGTAATGCCTCATTACGAATATCAACATATCCCTGGTATAGATCAGCTTGGCTTTCCTAAGGATCTTAAGAATTTTGAGTGTTGTGGAAATATATTAGCAGTTAAACAAGTTGCAAGTGTAGCTAATCAACTTGGTAAAGAGAGAGTTTTGTGCGAGACCTATGGCACCACAGGTAATTATCCAAGTTTTGCTGATAGGAAGTGGATAGGAGATTATCTATATGTTTTAGGTGTTAATATCCTTAACCATCATCTAGTTCCAGCATCAATGAAGGGAAGGAGAAAGAGGGACTATGGATTAAATTTCCACTGGTCACAACCATGGTGGAAGTATAATAAGATTATAGAGGACTACTTTGCTAGACTTAGCTATATTCTCTCACAGGGAACGAGGATTGTAGATATATTGGTTATACATCCAATATCATCAGCATGGATTCTATATTCACCATTAAATCAATCTGATGTTAGAAATCTTGACAGAAAATTCAAGGAGTTGTTGAGAAATTTACTAGAGCTTCATCTAGATTTTGAACTAGGAGATGAAATGATTATAGAGAAATATGGTTCTATAGAAAATAATTTGTTTAGAGTTGGAAGAGCTACATATAGTACTGTTATACTTCCCCCATCAATAAATATATCATCATCAACATTAAGGCTATTGAAAAATTTTGTTGAGAATGGAGGAAAGTTAATAGCTATAAAACCATTGCCAGAGCTTGTTGATGGCAATAAATGTGATGAACTTAGAAAGATTTTAGAGAAAGCTATAGTAATTGAAGATATATCAAAATCAGAATTAATGAAGATTGTCAATATTTTTGATAGGAGAATAGATATAGAGGGTGATAATGATGGTAATATATTTTATCATCTTAGGAATACAGGTGAAGAATTCATACTCTTCTTAACGAATATAAGTAGGGAAAAAATGTATGAAGTAAATATTGGGATTAAGGGAGAATATAGTGTTGAGAGATGGGATCCATTTACAGGTGATATAGAGGAGTATGACGGCTATATAGAGAATGATGTGACATGGTTTAGAGTAAGGCTATATCCAATAGGTTCAGCTCTATTCGTATTAAAGCCTGGTAAACCTATATCTAAAAAGGAAAGAATGTTAAAATTCGTTAACAAGCTGGATATATCTAGTGGATGGTATGTAAAGAGAAGAAATCCTAATATTCTTGTTATAGATTATGTTAGATACTATGATGATAATAATCTAAGTGATTTAATGCCTATTTGGAGAGTTCATGACTCTATAGTTAGGAGGGGTTTTGGTTCTAAGTATACTATAAGATATGAATTTTATTCTGAGATAGAGCTAAGGAATAGGAATGTTTTCCTTGTAATTGAGAATATTGATGGGTTGACGAGGGTTAGAGTAAATGGATTTATTATAGATTCCTCTAGAATGGCTGGTTATTGGATAGATAACAACTTTATAATGTATAGAATCTCAGATATAGTTAACCAAGGGTTAAATGTTATTGAAATAGATGGTGTAGTAAACTATGATACAGAGATTGAAAATATTTATATTTTAGGTGATTTTGGAGTAAGAATTGAGAATAATAAACCTATAATTACATATGAAGATAATTATGTTGATGAAGTATCTGATTTAACTAAAAAGTTTTATCCATTTTATTCAGGTGAAATAGAGCTTAGGAAGGAGATAAACATTGATAAATATGATAAAAATGTGATAATGCTAAGAGTATCAAAACTTAATGCAGCTCTTGCATTGGTATATATAAATAATGAATTTGTTGGATATCTTATCTCTCCACCATATGAATTAGATATAACTAAATATGTTAGGAATGGAACAAATGAAATATCGATAATAATTGTAGGAACTCTAAGAAATACTTTAGGACCGCTACATCATTTAGAGGGAGATCCATGGTGGATAGGTCCAGAGACATTTAGAGATGAGAGAATGTGGACAGATAGATATATGTTAAAACCTTTTGGTATTGATGGTATAGAGATAGTTATATATGAGGAGCTAGAATAA
- a CDS encoding binding-protein-dependent transport systems inner membrane component (COGs: COG0581 ABC-type phosphate transport system permease component~InterPro IPR000515~KEGG: smr:Smar_0925 phosphate ABC transporter, inner membrane subunit PstA~PFAM: binding-protein-dependent transport systems inner membrane component~SPTR: A3DN14 Phosphate ABC transporter, inner membrane subunit PstA~PFAM: Binding-protein-dependent transport system inner membrane component~TIGRFAM: phosphate ABC transporter, permease protein PstA), with translation MKYNSIRKLKSHLMISLIIIIFIIALTPVFHLIISIVVRGVMVISRNFPRIFIDIRPIPGSKEIGGIGPYIFGSLLLTAIASAISIPIAIGAAIFTSEALSSRERSLGRITRLFSHMLIEFPTIIIGIAIYGILTLINNVFGVSIPRFSALSGVIALTLIATPYIFSQVEDSLKGIPVYIREAVYSIGISRLKASIILLRYIKSALFASITIGISRMLGETASLLFTAFGSDYYTYTDPQFLLKPIGTLTLAIYNFATSPYENWVDLSWAAAFVLLILTLSLFILSRVIVRR, from the coding sequence TTGAAATATAATTCAATTAGAAAACTTAAATCACATCTAATGATCTCACTAATCATCATAATCTTTATCATAGCTCTCACTCCAGTCTTCCACCTAATCATATCTATAGTGGTTAGAGGGGTTATGGTAATATCGAGAAACTTTCCAAGGATATTTATAGATATAAGACCTATTCCAGGATCTAAGGAAATAGGGGGTATAGGGCCATATATATTTGGCTCACTTCTCTTAACAGCTATAGCATCAGCAATCTCAATACCTATAGCTATAGGTGCTGCAATATTTACATCGGAAGCTCTCTCAAGTAGAGAGAGAAGCTTGGGTAGAATAACTAGACTATTTTCACATATGTTGATAGAGTTTCCAACAATAATTATTGGTATTGCAATATATGGTATTCTAACGCTTATCAATAATGTATTTGGAGTATCTATACCGAGGTTTAGTGCTTTATCAGGTGTTATAGCGTTAACTCTTATAGCTACTCCCTACATCTTCTCACAGGTTGAGGATAGTCTAAAAGGTATTCCTGTATATATAAGAGAAGCTGTATATTCTATAGGTATATCACGTCTTAAAGCATCTATAATACTTCTAAGATATATAAAATCAGCACTATTTGCATCAATAACAATAGGGATTTCTAGAATGCTTGGAGAAACAGCATCACTGCTATTCACTGCTTTTGGAAGTGACTACTACACATATACAGATCCACAATTCCTCTTAAAGCCTATAGGTACACTAACTCTAGCCATATATAACTTCGCTACATCACCATATGAAAACTGGGTAGATCTTAGTTGGGCTGCAGCCTTTGTTCTACTAATCCTTACACTATCATTGTTTATACTCTCTAGAGTTATTGTAAGGAGGTGA
- a CDS encoding phosphate ABC transporter, periplasmic phosphate-binding protein (COGs: COG0226 ABC-type phosphate transport system periplasmic component~InterPro IPR006059:IPR005673~KEGG: pcl:Pcal_1882 phosphate ABC transporter, periplasmic phosphate-binding protein~PFAM: extracellular solute-binding protein family 1~SPTR: A3MXD1 Phosphate ABC transporter, periplasmic phosphate-binding protein~TIGRFAM: phosphate ABC transporter, periplasmic phosphate-binding protein~PFAM: Bacterial extracellular solute-binding protein~TIGRFAM: phosphate ABC transporter, phosphate-binding protein) yields the protein MNYILRDVITVAILISIIALLGISSSILLHEYEYSIASISSTLSITHNTFAMPRNIIVIGGGSTFMNPQMQAWIQRFMDLYKDYSIVINYQSIGSGAGEAKLIDGALDFAVTDVPISRTGFEKLKSRNIPFIQIPISLGGVAIVYNLPEWDANRCGPLRLSGEVLADIYLGKIVYWDDQKIKDIQIPECRDILPHKEIIGIHRADGSGTTYLFTAFLSIVNSDWNNTVGYGYTVEWPRDNIGYGIGAKGNEGIAAVIRSTPYSIGYVEYGYAIQLGLSMTAIRNRDGNYVLPNTTTIMSALQYINVTDIPRPDEYWGKYIFYILYREGEQTYPIVGTPVMTIRLNTDPNRLYVVKRFLMWILTEGQKEENIVSGYVPLPKTFTEKLLSSIEGILVIQ from the coding sequence ATGAATTATATACTAAGAGATGTCATAACTGTAGCAATATTGATAAGCATTATAGCTTTACTAGGTATAAGCTCTAGTATTCTACTCCATGAATATGAATACAGCATAGCTTCAATATCATCAACATTATCTATAACCCATAACACATTTGCAATGCCTAGGAATATTATTGTTATAGGCGGTGGATCTACGTTTATGAATCCTCAGATGCAGGCATGGATTCAGAGGTTTATGGATCTATACAAGGATTATAGTATTGTTATTAATTATCAGTCTATTGGTAGTGGTGCTGGGGAGGCAAAGCTTATAGATGGTGCACTAGATTTTGCTGTAACAGATGTACCTATATCTAGAACAGGTTTTGAGAAGCTAAAATCTAGAAATATACCATTTATCCAAATCCCTATTAGCTTAGGAGGTGTAGCAATAGTATATAACCTCCCTGAATGGGATGCAAACAGATGTGGACCTCTGAGGCTTTCGGGGGAGGTTCTAGCAGATATATATCTTGGAAAGATAGTGTACTGGGATGACCAAAAGATAAAAGATATCCAGATACCTGAATGCAGAGATATTCTACCCCACAAAGAGATTATAGGTATCCATAGAGCTGATGGAAGTGGAACAACATATCTATTCACAGCATTCCTATCCATCGTAAATAGTGATTGGAACAATACAGTTGGCTATGGATACACCGTTGAATGGCCAAGAGACAACATAGGCTATGGAATAGGTGCAAAAGGAAATGAGGGTATAGCAGCAGTAATAAGATCAACACCTTATTCAATTGGATATGTAGAATATGGATATGCTATACAACTAGGACTAAGTATGACAGCTATAAGGAATAGAGATGGAAACTATGTCCTCCCCAATACAACAACAATTATGTCAGCACTACAATATATTAATGTTACTGATATTCCAAGACCAGATGAATATTGGGGTAAATACATATTCTATATACTATATAGAGAGGGTGAGCAGACATATCCTATAGTAGGTACACCAGTAATGACAATAAGATTGAATACAGATCCAAATAGGCTATATGTAGTTAAAAGATTTCTTATGTGGATACTTACAGAGGGTCAGAAGGAGGAGAATATTGTTTCTGGATATGTTCCTCTACCAAAAACATTTACTGAAAAACTTCTATCATCAATTGAAGGTATTCTGGTGATTCAATGA
- a CDS encoding Xylose isomerase domain protein TIM barrel (COGs: COG1082 Sugar phosphate isomerase/epimerase~InterPro IPR012307~KEGG: mja:MJ1311 hypothetical protein~PFAM: Xylose isomerase domain protein TIM barrel~SPTR: C5U5E3 Xylose isomerase domain protein TIM barrel~PFAM: Xylose isomerase-like TIM barrel) — protein sequence MDVAISSMIYVVLKPYEVISRLERFNVNAIELSYDNIVYLVRKGFNEDEILKEFVDAIKSSGIKVLAGHLPYGDVLNRAVNLDEQESVIRYIEKWIEFYSNIGSKVVAIHIPFNNPSIYENSIDYLLRIKSSALNFFRALEKLSSEYGIRLAIENRLERGVYGYLPQDILAIIREINSENIGMCMDIGHAFINGLNLSEFYKVYKDYIYLIHAHDNDGIRDLHLPPFTGKIDWRRLLEDLRASYRGVIVFEVACHRNTADECDNTLELLLAIMNKFL from the coding sequence ATGGATGTAGCCATTTCATCAATGATCTATGTCGTTTTAAAACCCTATGAAGTTATCTCAAGGTTAGAGAGATTTAATGTAAATGCTATTGAGCTTAGCTATGATAATATTGTATACCTCGTTAGAAAGGGTTTTAATGAGGATGAGATTCTAAAGGAGTTTGTTGATGCTATAAAGAGTTCTGGGATTAAAGTATTAGCAGGGCATCTACCCTATGGAGATGTATTGAATAGAGCAGTAAATTTAGATGAGCAGGAAAGTGTTATTAGATATATTGAGAAGTGGATAGAGTTCTATAGCAATATTGGTTCAAAGGTTGTAGCAATTCATATACCATTCAATAACCCTTCAATATATGAAAATTCTATTGACTATCTACTGAGGATAAAGTCATCAGCACTAAACTTCTTTAGAGCTCTCGAAAAACTGTCATCTGAGTATGGTATTAGATTAGCGATTGAGAATAGATTGGAGAGAGGAGTCTATGGATATCTACCTCAAGATATCCTAGCGATAATTAGAGAGATCAATAGTGAGAATATCGGTATGTGTATGGATATAGGACATGCTTTTATAAATGGACTAAATCTAAGTGAGTTCTATAAGGTTTACAAGGACTATATATACTTGATACATGCCCATGACAATGATGGTATAAGAGATCTACATCTACCTCCATTTACAGGTAAAATAGATTGGAGAAGACTATTGGAAGATCTAAGAGCTAGTTATAGAGGTGTAATAGTTTTTGAGGTGGCATGCCATAGAAATACTGCTGATGAATGTGATAATACCCTAGAACTACTCTTAGCTATAATGAATAAATTTCTATAG
- a CDS encoding phosphate uptake regulator, PhoU (COGs: COG0704 Phosphate uptake regulator~InterPro IPR008170~KEGG: pcl:Pcal_1878 phosphate uptake regulator, PhoU~PFAM: PhoU family protein~SPTR: A3MXC7 Phosphate uptake regulator, PhoU~PFAM: PhoU domain), which produces MRPIDIALIALDKELDALVNIVTDLASKIVNGVWDYKIYREYSDKARRIKDDVRILVIESIARYQPTASDLLKLINTYEVVYGLYRFTRYALDISRLFSYFRDIIEVDKNECKLEVASRILRIVIEMVQLSIDAYRKHDKELAKRVSDMEKDVDAMFREAIEMAHKHQSPCSCLDLSIAIFLERIADHCTYIAQHLV; this is translated from the coding sequence ATGAGACCCATAGATATAGCATTAATAGCTCTCGACAAAGAACTCGATGCCTTGGTAAATATTGTTACTGATTTAGCTTCAAAGATAGTTAATGGTGTATGGGACTATAAGATATATAGAGAGTATTCTGATAAGGCTAGAAGAATAAAGGATGATGTAAGAATACTAGTTATCGAAAGTATTGCTAGATATCAACCCACAGCTTCAGATCTCCTAAAACTTATCAATACATATGAAGTTGTCTATGGACTATATAGATTCACTAGATATGCTCTAGATATCTCTAGATTATTCTCATACTTTAGAGATATTATAGAGGTAGATAAAAATGAATGTAAACTCGAAGTAGCATCTAGAATTCTTAGGATTGTTATTGAGATGGTTCAGCTAAGTATAGATGCCTATAGAAAACATGATAAGGAGCTGGCTAAGAGGGTTAGTGATATGGAGAAAGATGTTGATGCTATGTTTAGAGAAGCTATAGAGATGGCTCATAAGCATCAAAGTCCTTGTTCATGCCTCGATCTCTCTATAGCTATATTTCTTGAGAGAATAGCTGATCACTGTACATATATTGCTCAACACCTTGTTTAA
- a CDS encoding phosphate ABC transporter ATP-binding protein, PhoT family (COGs: COG1117 ABC-type phosphate transport system ATPase component~InterPro IPR003439:IPR003593:IPR017871:IPR005670~KEGG: pab:PAB0700 phosphate ABC transporter, ATP-binding protein~PFAM: ABC transporter related~SMART: AAA ATPase~SPTR: Q9UZU7 Phosphate import ATP-binding protein pstB~TIGRFAM: phosphate ABC transporter, ATPase subunit~PFAM: ABC transporter~TIGRFAM: phosphate ABC transporter, ATP-binding protein): MSEYILIVKDLMIRIGGREIVKGISLEVPRNTVFAIMGPSGSGKSTLLRAINRLLDLYEDVRIEGKIYVNGIDVYSPTTDPLEVRRMVGMVFQIPNPLPHLSIYENVALGPKMNRIARNKKELDEIVRWALEKAYLWDEVKDRLHAPAAKLSGGQQQRLCIARALAMKPKLLLMDEPTSNLDPVATSKIEELMIELKKDITIVLVTHNPYQAARVSDYVTFIYDGRVIETGRTGEVFTRPRHELTEKYITGRMG; the protein is encoded by the coding sequence TTGAGTGAATATATACTTATTGTGAAGGATCTAATGATAAGAATTGGTGGAAGGGAGATAGTGAAGGGTATTTCTCTAGAGGTTCCAAGGAATACTGTATTTGCTATAATGGGTCCTTCTGGTAGTGGAAAATCTACACTTCTTAGAGCTATTAATAGGTTATTGGATCTTTATGAAGATGTTAGAATAGAAGGGAAGATATATGTTAATGGAATAGATGTATATTCACCTACTACAGATCCCCTAGAGGTGAGGAGAATGGTTGGTATGGTGTTTCAGATACCTAATCCTCTACCCCATCTATCTATATATGAGAATGTAGCTCTAGGGCCTAAGATGAATAGAATTGCTAGGAATAAGAAGGAGTTAGATGAGATTGTTAGATGGGCTCTTGAAAAAGCTTATCTATGGGATGAAGTTAAAGATAGGCTGCATGCCCCTGCAGCAAAGCTGTCTGGAGGTCAGCAACAGAGACTTTGTATAGCAAGAGCTCTTGCCATGAAACCCAAGCTATTGCTTATGGATGAACCAACATCAAATCTAGATCCTGTAGCTACATCAAAAATAGAGGAATTAATGATAGAACTGAAGAAGGATATAACCATTGTCTTAGTAACCCATAATCCTTACCAAGCAGCAAGAGTTTCAGACTACGTAACGTTTATATATGACGGAAGAGTTATAGAAACTGGAAGAACAGGTGAAGTCTTTACAAGACCTAGACATGAACTTACAGAGAAGTATATAACTGGAAGGATGGGATAG
- a CDS encoding phosphate ABC transporter, inner membrane subunit PstC (COGs: COG0573 ABC-type phosphate transport system permease component~InterPro IPR000515:IPR011864~KEGG: tga:TGAM_0206 ABC-type phosphate transport system, permease component (PstC)~PFAM: binding-protein-dependent transport systems inner membrane component~SPTR: Q9UZU9 PstC phosphate ABC transporter, permease protein~TIGRFAM: phosphate ABC transporter, inner membrane subunit PstC~PFAM: Binding-protein-dependent transport system inner membrane component~TIGRFAM: phosphate ABC transporter, permease protein PstC): MRSTYRLDRFSFLAITNILIIIAVSFVIYILFFYSTPIFLRESIQFISTSVWNPSKEEYGILFAIGGTFTTATLAIAISLIFSISASIVIVEIVPKKLRNLLSMAIDIAAAIPSVIYGLWGLLILSPILKTYIMDPLYSLGLGAILGTPRGLGTSIFSASIVLAIMVTPYATSIIRERLASIPIHIREALISLGLTKWEFIKMEISYIKRTILTAMIVAYGRAVGETAAVAMVIGNMVMPDFYKIFNPGYTISSLIANQYPNAEAYRYMVNAIFGSALILFIISLAINIFLHIYGEKH, translated from the coding sequence ATGAGATCTACATATAGATTAGATAGATTTTCATTTCTTGCCATTACAAATATCTTGATAATAATAGCTGTTAGTTTTGTAATCTACATACTATTCTTCTACAGTACACCGATATTCCTAAGAGAGAGCATTCAATTTATATCCACAAGTGTATGGAATCCTTCAAAAGAGGAGTACGGTATATTATTTGCTATTGGAGGTACATTTACTACAGCTACACTTGCTATAGCTATCTCACTCATATTTTCTATAAGTGCATCAATAGTAATTGTAGAAATTGTGCCTAAGAAGCTAAGAAATCTATTGTCTATGGCTATAGATATTGCCGCTGCAATACCTAGTGTAATATATGGTCTATGGGGACTATTAATACTTTCTCCAATACTAAAGACATATATAATGGATCCTCTCTACAGCCTTGGTCTTGGAGCTATTCTAGGTACACCAAGGGGCTTAGGAACATCAATTTTTTCAGCATCAATTGTACTAGCCATTATGGTTACACCATATGCTACAAGTATTATAAGAGAGAGATTAGCATCAATTCCAATCCATATTAGAGAAGCTCTAATCTCCCTAGGTTTAACAAAATGGGAGTTCATAAAAATGGAGATTAGCTATATTAAGAGAACTATTCTTACAGCAATGATAGTTGCCTATGGAAGAGCTGTTGGAGAGACTGCAGCTGTTGCTATGGTTATTGGAAATATGGTTATGCCTGATTTCTATAAGATTTTCAATCCTGGCTATACTATTTCAAGTCTTATAGCAAATCAGTATCCAAATGCAGAAGCATATAGGTATATGGTTAATGCAATATTTGGTTCTGCACTTATTCTATTCATAATAAGTTTAGCTATAAACATATTCCTACATATATATGGTGAAAAGCATTGA